A genome region from Erigeron canadensis isolate Cc75 chromosome 3, C_canadensis_v1, whole genome shotgun sequence includes the following:
- the LOC122594169 gene encoding ATPase GET3A, producing MGGRDDMPEGTMKNVLEQQSLKWVFVGGKGGVGKTTCSSIISILLASARSSVLIISTDPAHNLSDAFQQRFTKAPTLVNGFTNLYAMEVDPNVEEGDDAQEGMDGFLSDLANSIPGIDEAMSFAEMLKLVQTMDYSVIVFDTAPTGHTLRLLQFPSTLEKGLSRMMSLKSKFGGLLGQMSRLFGVGDELGEDAILGRLEGMKDVIEQVNRQFKDPDLTTFVCVCIPEFLSLYETERLVQELTKFEIDTHNIIINQVLFDEEGVESKLLKARMKMQQKYLDQFYMLYDDFHITKLPLLPEEVCGVEALKAFSKHFRKPYESSITRGTVEELELRVSRLQGQLREVVSELEKARKGKQVL from the exons ATGGGTGGCAGAGACGACATGCCAGAAGGGACGATGAAAAACGTGTTGGAACAACAATCTTTGAAGTGGGTTTTTGTTGGTGGGAAAGGAGGTGTTGGGAAAACAACATGTAGTTCTATAATTTCGATACTTTTGGCGTCTGCGAGATCATCTGTTCTTATAATATCAACTGACCCTGCTCATAATTTAAGTGATGCTTTCCAACAAAGATTTACTAAAGCTCCTACTTTGGTTAATGGCTTTACCAATTTGTATGCCATg GAGGTTGATCCCAATGTAGAGGAAGGAGATGATGCGCAAGAAGGAATGGACGGTTTCCTGTCAGATTTAGCAAATTCAATACCTGGGATCGATGAGGCTATGAGTTTTGCAGAGATGCTAAA GTTGGTGCAAACAATGGATTACTCGGTGATAGTTTTTGATACTGCTCCCACTGGTCACACACTTCGGCTGTTGCAATTTCCATCAACCTTGGAGAAAGGTCTTTCCAGAATGATGAGCTTAAAGAGTAAATTTGGTGGCTTGTTGGGTCAG ATGAGTCGTTTGTTTGGAGTTGGAGATGAGTTAGGAGAGGATGCAATCCTTGGAAGGCTTGAGGGCATGAAGGATGTGATTGAGCAAGTGAACAGGCAATTTAAAGATCCG gACTTGACGACTTTTGTATGTGTATGCATCCCAGAGTTCCTTTCGCTATACGAGACAGAGAGATTGGTTCAGGAGCTCACTAAATTCGAGATAGATACACATAATATCATTATCAATCAAGTGCTTTTTGATGAAGAAG GTGTTGAATCCAAGTTGCTCAAAGCTAGAATGAAAATGCAACAAAAATATCTAGATCAGTTCTACATGTTATACGATGACTTCCATATTACAAAGTTGCCCTTGCTGCCAGAAGAG GTTTGTGGAGTTGAAGCACTAAAAGCATTTTCAAAGCACTTCAGAAAACCATATGAATCTTCTATCACTCGAGGGACAGTAGAAGAGCTAGAACTGAGAGTTTCAAGGCTACAAGGACAACTTAGAGAAGTGGTATCAGAACTAGAAAAGGCCAGAAAAGGCAAACAAGTACTCTAA
- the LOC122592922 gene encoding SPX domain-containing membrane protein At4g22990-like, translating into MVAFGKKLKELQIHEWKEYYIDYKLLKKKLKQYAQQNEIVVQDRDFVLRDFSQLLDEQIEKIVLFLLKRQGQLATRLSGLADHSDEPFLHEACYSSIAELRESYREVGRDLLRLFFFVELNAIGLRKILKKFDKRFGLRFTNYYVKTRANHPYSQLRQVFKHVGISAVVGSITRNLADLQDKRRHYVSIYDHPTLSISDPIIESIKEAENRLMNSTDFLHYLGKHAFIMQDEFPSPASEELVVDERYHFMSLLLNLVNTFLYMVNTYIIVPTADDYSMSLGAAATVCGVVIGSMAVAQVFSSVYFSAWSNKSYIKPLIFSSIVLLMGNTMYALAYDLNSIYVLLVGRLFCGLGSARAVNRRYISDCVPPKLRMKASAGFVSASALGMACGPALACLFQTQFKIFQLTFNQDTLPGWFMAFAWFIYLVWLWVFFREPALNKEEIVVQHEVSDTIVETGFSEPLLLGSEKIQQDEDGQEGDDPSEESSEESRKPVTSIMSAYRLLTPSVKVQLIIYFMLKYAMEILLAESSVITEYYFIWSTNKVAMFLACLGLTVLPVSIFVGSYISNLFEERQVLLASELMVCLGIVLSFQVIIPYSAPQYILSALLTFVSAEVLEGVNLSLLSRVMSSRLSRGTYNGGLLSTEAGTLARVVADGTITLAGYWGMNKLLNITLVPSLVICISTIIATFFTYNSLY; encoded by the exons ATGGTTGCATTTGGGAAAAAGTTGAAGGAATTGCAGATCCATGAATGGAAAGA ATATTATATTGATTACAAGTTACTTAAGAAGAAACTTAAGCAATATGCTCAGCAAAACGAGATTGTTGTCCAGGATCGCGATTTTGTTCTTCGTGATTTCTCTCAATTGCTTGATGAACAG ATTGAGAAGATTGTGTTATTTCTATTGAAACGACAAGGCCAACTCGCGACCAGGTTATCAGGTCTTGCAGACCATTCTGACGAGCCTTTCTTACATGAAGCATGTTATAGTTCGATAGCAGAACTAAGAGAATCATATAGAGAAGTGGGAAGAGATCTTTTGAGGCTCTTTTTCTTTGTTGAATTGAATGCCATAGGCCTAAGGAAGATTCTTAAAAAGTTTGATAAGCGATTTGGATTGAGGTTTACTAATTACTATGTCAAAACCCGAGCAAACCATCCTTATTCACAACTCCGGCAAGTGTTTAAGCATGTG GGTATCTCAGCAGTTGTTGGATCCATAACTCGGAATCTTGCTGATCTGCAAGATAAGCGAAGACATTATGTATCAATTTATGATCATCCGACCCTCAGTATCTCG GACCCCATCATTGAATCAATCAAAGAAGCAGAAAATCGACTAATGAACTCAACGGATTTCCTTCACTATTTGGGAAAACACGCCTTTATAATGCAAGACGAGTTTCCATCCCCTGCATCTGAAGAACTTGTTGTTGATGAACGATATCATTTTATGTCGCTTCTTTTAAACTTGGTGAATACATTTCTGTACATGGTCAACACGTACATCATTGTCCCGACAGCAGATGACTACTCTATGAGCCTTGGAGCTGCAGCCACGGTTTGTGGTGTTGTGATTGGGTCAATGGCGGTGGCTCAGGTTTTTTCTTCGGTTTATTTCAGTGCATGGTCAAATAAGTCATACATCAAACCTCTTATATTCAGCAGCATTGTTCTCCTTATGGGCAACACTATGTATGCTTTGGCTTATGATCTTAACTCGATATATGTTCTTCTCGTTGGACGTCTGTTCTGTGG ACTAGGATCAGCCAGGGCTGTTAACAGGCGTTATATTAGCGATTGTGTGCCGCCAAAGCTAAGAATGAAAGCATCTGCTGGGTTCGTGAGCGCTAGTGCCCTAGGAATGGCTTGTGGTCCGGCTCTTGCTTGCCTATTTCAAACACAATTCAAAATCTTTCAACTCACTTTCAACCAAGATACTTTACCTGGATGGTTCATGGCATTTGCATGGTTCATCTATTTAGTATGGTTATGGGTGTTTTTTAGAGAGCCTGCACTTAATAAAGAAGAGATTGTCGTGCAACATGAAGTATCTG ATACGATTGTAGAAACCGGTTTCTCTGAGCCATTACTTTTGGGGTCGGAGAAAATTCAACAAGATGAAGATGGACAAGAAGGTGATGATCCTAGTGAAGAATCATCCGAGGAGAGCCGTAAGCCTGTGACTTCTATTATGTCTGCCTACCGGCTGCTTACTCCATCTGTCAAG GTTCAATTGATCATATACTTCATGCTCAAATACGCAATGGAGATTTTGCTTGCTGAATCGAGTGTAATCACGGAGTACTACTTTATATGGTCAACGAACAAAGTCGCCATGTTTCTTGCTTGTCTTGGGCTGACTGTTCTTCCAGTTAGCATCTTTGTTGGGAGCTACATCAGCAACTTGTTTGAAGAAAG GCAAGTTTTGTTGGCTTCGGAGTTAATGGTATGCTTGGGTATCGTTTTAAGCTTTCAAGTGATCATCCCTTATTCAGCACCCCAATACATACTCTCGGCTCTTTTAACATTCGTGTCTGCTGAAGTTCTTGAAG GTGTGAACTTGTCGCTCTTATCAAGGGTCATGTCATCCCGCCTGTCTCGTGGGACCTACAATGGTGGGCTGCTGTCAACAGAAGCTGGAACACTAGCCCGGGTGGTTGCAGATGGAACAATTACGCTAGCAGGATACTGGGGCATGAATAAACTGCTGAATATCACCTTAGTTCCGTCGCTAGTTATCTGCATCTCCACCATTATAGCTACCTTTTTTACTTACAACTCTCTTTATTGA